ACCAGGCGGGGGCCCCGGCGGCGTCGTAGTAGCTTTCCTGTGAAAAGAGGATGACGGGAATGGTGGCGGTGGGCTGGTAGTCGAGGGTCACGGACAGGGTGGCGAAGTGGTGTTCGAGCTGGCGGAGGATCTCCCGTCCCACATCCTCGTGCGCGTCGCCGTCGTAGCGCACGTTGAAGCGGGCCAGCCTTTGCTCGGTCATGCCTCTCTCGTCCGCCATGCCCTTTTGCAGGTAGTCCAGGAGCGAGCGCGCCTGGGCGTCCTCGCGGATCTCGAGCGACGCGCGGAGGGCCTCGGCCGCCTCCCGGTTGCGATCCTGACGCATAAGGGCGTAGCCCAGCTTTCGGAGTCCGTCCGGATCCCGGGGCTTCACCACCAGGAAGTCGCGGGAGGCCCCCTCTGCCCCCGACCAATCGCTCATCTCCAGCAGCACGTCCACCAGGAACGCGCGCGCGTCCGGGCTCTCCGGCCGGGCCGCGATGGCGCGGCGCAGATCGGCCAAGGCCTCTCCGTAGCGCCGGTGGGCGCGCTCTTGACTCGCGATCTTGATGAGCACCATCTCGAGAAGCGCCTTCAGCGGCGCCTCCCCGGGGTTGCGGTTAGAGAGGGATTCCGCGACCTGGATGCGGGCGGCGTCCATCGGCTCCCGGGCCTGTAGTTCCTCTACGAGTTGCTTCGTGGCCAGATAGTCCTCAGGAGAGAGGCCACCCGCCGGGACCTCCGCCACCTGGGGGGGGAGCGGCACGGGCGTTGAGGGTGGGGGGGGGAGGGTGATCGCGGCCGGGAGGGACTCGGGGGGAGCGATGGGCAGGGTGGGGGGGGTGGCCGAGCCCGCGACTCTCCCCGGGGGCGCGGTGGGGCGCCTGAGAAGCCATGCGCCCAGGGCCACGGTCACAGCGAGCGCATAGATCCCGAGGACCAGGGTTCGGGGGCGCGGGGTGGGGGCCTCCCGTGGAGCGGGCGTCGAGGGTTCCCGCACCGGGCCCCGCACGCCCGCGGGCCGTAATTTTGCAAAGACGACGCCGCACCGCGGGCACGCGGGTGCCTGGACGTCGGTCTGGCCGCACCGTGGACACTCCATGCCCAAACGGCCCACCACCACGAGCCTAGCCTATACTAGCAGTTCGCCCGGCGGCGCCGCGGATGCGGAGGAAACGTGCCGATGCAAAGACGTGACACGCGTTCGGAAACGTGATGCGCGGCCACACCTCCCCTTGGACGGGGCCCGGGCGGCGGGCCGACGCCTAGTCGCCGCCCCATGAAGGCGAGCGTCGTCGAAGCCACCGCTCCCTGCCGCGTGGACCTCGCGGGGGGAGCCCTCGATATCTGGCCCCTCTACCTCTTCCATCCGGGAGCGGTCACGCTGAGCGTGGCCATCGACCGCCGAGCCTGGTGCCGGGTGGAGACCGGAGTGGCGGGAGTGCGTCTGGAGTCCAAGGACACCCTGCAGAAGGCCGAGGGAAAGGACGTGGCCGAGCTACTGGGGCACGGCGCGCTTTCGCTCGTGGCTCACATCCTGCGCTCCTTGGGGATCGAGTCGGGAGTGAGGGTCACGACCCAGGCGAAGGTGCCGGCGGGCGCCGGCCTCGGGGGGTCGTCGGCCCTGGCGGTGGCGGTGGCCGGGGCGGCGGCCCGCGCCACGGGCCGGGATCTGACCCCGGCCGATCTTTGGCCGATCCTGCGGGACGCGGAGACGCAGTGCTTCCGCGTCCCGGCCGGGGTCCAGGAC
The window above is part of the Vicinamibacteria bacterium genome. Proteins encoded here:
- a CDS encoding tetratricopeptide repeat protein, which encodes MREPSTPAPREAPTPRPRTLVLGIYALAVTVALGAWLLRRPTAPPGRVAGSATPPTLPIAPPESLPAAITLPPPPSTPVPLPPQVAEVPAGGLSPEDYLATKQLVEELQAREPMDAARIQVAESLSNRNPGEAPLKALLEMVLIKIASQERAHRRYGEALADLRRAIAARPESPDARAFLVDVLLEMSDWSGAEGASRDFLVVKPRDPDGLRKLGYALMRQDRNREAAEALRASLEIREDAQARSLLDYLQKGMADERGMTEQRLARFNVRYDGDAHEDVGREILRQLEHHFATLSVTLDYQPTATIPVILFSQESYYDAAGAPAWSGGAYNHLDGRIRIPIRGLTSSLTPDMDNTLIHELTHAFIADRSRGVAPSPIHEGLAQYMEGKRVGSMLTPAQATALADGRIQGVAGFYLSALSFMEYLEAQRGQGGVNDLLRAMGETGDVNEAFRRVYGQTYEATQRAWVSRLRQEHGS